One Nitrospira sp. DNA window includes the following coding sequences:
- a CDS encoding NADH-ubiquinone oxidoreductase chain M yields the protein MILAWLIIILLVAGVLAWALERRDRQWPRRIALAALAIDLILGLTLWGARGDQVGNAGAPWMAELSAQWIPRFGISLHLAMDGLSLLLVLLTLFLGLVSVAASWTEITSRVGFFHFNLLWVLAGVVGVFLAMDLFLFFVFWEVMLVPMYFLISIWGHENRVYAAVKFFLFTQAGSLLMLIAIIGLTAIHYRRTGLLTFDYRALLGTAMDPAAAMWLMLGFFAAFAVKLPVVPFHTWLPDAHTEAPTAGSVILAGLLLKTGAYGLLRFTVPLFPEAAQAFAPVAMGLGVIGILYGGVLAFAQTDLKRLVAYSSISHLGFVLLGIFAGNALALQGAVMQMLAHGITTGALFVLVGALQERLHTRDMRRMGGLWETIPRFGAIGLFFAVASLGLPGLGNFVGEFLVMLGTYWVSIPMAALASLGVVAATVYSLALVQQTFYGPGREQWKVDDLPSRSLVPLGAMIVLQVWLGLYPQPVLETAGQTLQTLYGFGDATMVVRR from the coding sequence ATGATCCTAGCATGGCTGATCATCATCCTGCTGGTTGCCGGGGTTTTGGCCTGGGCCCTCGAACGTCGGGACCGGCAGTGGCCGCGCCGGATCGCCCTTGCTGCGTTGGCGATCGACCTCATCCTGGGACTGACCCTCTGGGGCGCGCGCGGCGATCAAGTAGGTAATGCAGGAGCGCCCTGGATGGCCGAACTGTCCGCTCAATGGATACCTCGGTTCGGCATCAGCCTACACCTTGCGATGGACGGGCTGAGCCTGCTGCTGGTCCTGCTCACACTCTTCCTCGGCCTCGTATCCGTGGCTGCGTCCTGGACGGAGATCACGTCACGTGTGGGATTCTTCCACTTTAATCTTCTGTGGGTGTTGGCAGGGGTGGTCGGGGTCTTTCTCGCCATGGACCTGTTCCTCTTCTTTGTCTTCTGGGAAGTGATGTTAGTGCCCATGTATTTCCTGATCAGCATCTGGGGGCATGAGAACCGGGTCTACGCCGCAGTCAAATTCTTCCTCTTTACCCAGGCCGGCAGCCTGTTAATGCTGATCGCGATCATCGGATTGACCGCCATCCATTATCGGCGGACCGGTCTGCTCACGTTCGACTACCGGGCCCTGTTGGGCACCGCCATGGATCCGGCCGCGGCGATGTGGCTCATGCTGGGGTTTTTCGCGGCCTTCGCCGTGAAACTTCCTGTCGTGCCCTTTCACACCTGGCTCCCGGATGCCCATACCGAAGCCCCGACGGCCGGCAGTGTCATCCTGGCCGGACTCCTGCTGAAGACCGGGGCCTACGGCCTCCTGCGATTCACCGTGCCGTTGTTTCCCGAGGCAGCGCAGGCCTTCGCTCCTGTCGCGATGGGCTTGGGGGTGATCGGGATTCTCTATGGGGGAGTCCTCGCATTCGCGCAGACGGATCTCAAACGCCTGGTGGCCTACAGCAGCATCAGTCACTTGGGGTTCGTGCTCCTCGGCATCTTTGCGGGGAATGCTCTCGCGCTGCAGGGGGCGGTCATGCAGATGCTCGCGCATGGGATCACAACCGGGGCCCTGTTCGTCCTGGTCGGGGCGTTGCAGGAACGGTTGCATACTCGCGACATGCGCCGGATGGGGGGCCTCTGGGAGACCATCCCGAGATTCGGGGCGATCGGCCTATTTTTCGCCGTCGCCTCCCTCGGGCTGCCGGGCCTAGGAAACTTCGTGGGGGAATTTCTCGTGATGCTGGGAACCTATTGGGTCAGCATTCCGATGGCGGCGCTCGCGTCGCTGGGGGTCGTGGCTGCGACCGTCTATTCGCTGGCGCTCGTCCAGCAGACCTTCTACGGGCCGGGTCGTGAACAGTGGAAGGTCGATGATTTGCCGTCTCGCTCCTTGGTTCCGCTGGGCGCCATGATCGTCTTGCAAGTGTGGTTGGGATTGTATCCTCAGCCGGTGCTCGAAACCGCCGGTCAAACCCTGCAGACTCTGTATGGGTTCGGCGACGCCACCATGGTCGTGAGGAGATAG
- a CDS encoding Glucoamylase, producing the protein MPRDLPLGNGSLLITFDGTYQLRDLYWPYVGSENHTDGRVFRVGLWVDGLFTWLDDQRWRRELRYASETLVTEVELSHPDLQLTLRWSDAVDFHEPLFLRRVEIRNAAGHDREVRLFFHQDFHISGYELGDTAYYEPERRALYHYKGARWFLINTAVPGKRPEDASDSIEGWHIGLHQWACGQKEIASLQGTWKDAEDGLLSGNPIAQGSVDSTAAAHLMVPAGSAQIAYYWLAVGSNFEEVTRLNRAVRQRGPWTFIDRTASYWHLWVDLHRPAFADLPKEVSALYAASLLIMRTQIDNQGAVIAANDSDVASEVRDTYSYMWPRDGAMVAYAFDLAGFLEIARPFYPFCERALTKEGYLLHKYNPDGTLASSWHPWMRDGRKELPIQEDETALVLWALWNRFETWKNVEYIKPLYRSLIIPAADFMVKYRDAETGLPLPSYDLWEERRGLLSFTCGAVWAGLKAASRFAKAFGEHASAEQYDTAADHIKTGVEGTLYRPELNRFVRMVRHMADGNRHIDETLDSSLFGLWYFGMFSPDDPRIVRTMQAAQDRLWVKTDVGGMARYENDSYHRQSQDIVDVPGNPWFICTLWLAQWFIATAKSRDELNKALPLLNWCVRHALPSGVLPEQVHPYSGVPLSVSPLTWSHGTFVTTVQEYIQQWRKLARTPN; encoded by the coding sequence ATGCCACGCGATCTTCCCCTCGGCAACGGATCCCTGCTCATCACCTTCGACGGCACCTATCAGCTTCGCGATCTCTACTGGCCCTATGTCGGATCGGAGAACCACACCGATGGGCGTGTGTTTCGGGTGGGGCTGTGGGTGGATGGGCTGTTCACCTGGCTGGACGACCAACGCTGGCGGCGCGAACTCCGTTACGCTTCCGAAACCCTGGTGACAGAGGTCGAGCTGTCCCATCCGGACCTCCAGCTCACTCTCCGTTGGAGCGATGCCGTCGATTTTCATGAACCGCTCTTTCTCCGCCGCGTCGAAATCAGAAATGCCGCAGGGCACGATCGTGAAGTTCGGCTCTTCTTCCACCAGGACTTTCATATTTCCGGCTACGAACTCGGGGACACGGCCTACTATGAGCCGGAACGCCGGGCGCTCTATCACTACAAAGGTGCCCGTTGGTTCCTGATCAATACGGCGGTGCCGGGGAAACGGCCAGAAGATGCCTCGGATTCCATCGAAGGCTGGCACATCGGTCTCCATCAATGGGCTTGCGGCCAGAAGGAAATCGCGAGTCTGCAGGGAACGTGGAAGGATGCGGAAGACGGCCTGCTGTCCGGCAATCCGATTGCGCAGGGGTCGGTCGATTCCACCGCGGCGGCCCATCTGATGGTGCCGGCCGGTTCCGCGCAAATCGCCTATTACTGGCTGGCGGTCGGCTCGAATTTCGAAGAGGTCACGCGACTCAACCGTGCCGTGCGCCAACGCGGCCCCTGGACGTTCATCGACCGTACCGCCTCCTACTGGCACCTCTGGGTGGACCTGCATCGGCCGGCCTTCGCCGATCTGCCGAAAGAGGTGTCGGCGCTCTATGCCGCGAGTCTGCTCATCATGCGCACCCAGATCGACAACCAAGGCGCCGTCATCGCCGCCAACGATTCCGATGTCGCGTCGGAGGTGCGTGATACGTATTCATACATGTGGCCGCGCGACGGCGCGATGGTGGCCTACGCGTTCGACTTGGCCGGCTTCTTGGAAATCGCGCGCCCCTTCTATCCGTTTTGCGAACGGGCGCTCACGAAGGAAGGGTATCTGCTGCACAAATACAATCCGGATGGAACATTGGCGTCCAGTTGGCATCCGTGGATGAGAGACGGCCGGAAGGAGTTGCCGATTCAAGAGGACGAGACGGCGCTCGTCCTCTGGGCGCTCTGGAACCGGTTCGAGACGTGGAAAAACGTCGAGTACATCAAGCCGTTGTACCGGTCGCTGATCATTCCCGCCGCGGACTTCATGGTGAAGTATCGCGATGCCGAGACCGGGTTGCCGCTTCCCTCCTACGATCTCTGGGAAGAACGTCGCGGCCTGTTGTCCTTTACATGCGGAGCCGTCTGGGCCGGCTTGAAGGCCGCCTCCAGGTTCGCCAAGGCATTCGGCGAGCACGCGTCGGCCGAACAGTACGACACCGCCGCCGACCACATCAAAACCGGCGTGGAGGGCACGTTGTACAGGCCTGAACTGAATCGCTTCGTGCGGATGGTCCGGCACATGGCGGACGGGAACCGACATATCGACGAGACATTGGACTCGTCGCTGTTCGGACTGTGGTATTTCGGTATGTTCTCACCGGACGATCCACGCATCGTTCGGACCATGCAGGCGGCGCAGGACCGTCTCTGGGTGAAGACCGATGTGGGAGGAATGGCCCGCTACGAGAACGACTCTTATCACCGTCAGAGTCAGGACATCGTCGACGTTCCCGGCAATCCCTGGTTCATCTGCACGCTTTGGTTGGCCCAGTGGTTCATTGCGACCGCGAAGAGCCGGGACGAACTGAACAAGGCCCTGCCCCTGTTGAACTGGTGCGTCCGCCATGCCTTGCCCTCGGGAGTCCTTCCGGAACAGGTCCACCCATACTCCGGTGTTCCATTGTCGGTTTCGCCCCTCACCTGGAGCCATGGAACGTTCGTCACGACGGTTCAAGAATATATTCAACAATGGCGGAAGTTGGCGAGGACTCCGAACTGA
- a CDS encoding Transposase, wcw_0483 family, whose protein sequence is MGTKTVSKFMHPGIPVPASDALTDVLREGARRMLREAVEAEVQELLTRHASLKDGNNRQRVVRNGYLPERTIQTGLGDIAVTAPRVRDREGAIRFSSQILPPYLRRTKSLAELLPWLYLRGISTGDFGSVLTSVLGQDAAGLSAATIQRLKESWKEDHRQWATRQLSKTYVYLWADGIHFNVRMDEATHCVLVVIGATVDGKKELLAIQDGYRESEQSWKELLLDLKHRGLSVDPKLAIGDGALGFWKALPQVFGETREQRCWVHKTANVLNKLPTANQPKAKSELHQIWMADTKHAAHKAVDSFISAYAAKYPKATACLVQDQDALLAFYDFPAEHWVHIRTTNPIESTFATVRHRTVKTRGCVSRESMLSMVFKLAVVAEQRWRRLKGSKRVGEVLRGVVFKNGVNEEEQERAA, encoded by the coding sequence GTGGGAACGAAGACGGTCAGCAAGTTTATGCATCCAGGGATTCCGGTTCCGGCATCGGATGCCTTGACCGACGTGTTGCGGGAAGGGGCGAGACGCATGCTGCGGGAGGCCGTGGAAGCGGAAGTGCAAGAGTTGCTGACCCGCCATGCATCGCTGAAAGACGGGAACAATCGTCAGCGGGTGGTGCGGAACGGCTATTTACCGGAACGGACGATCCAGACAGGGCTGGGGGACATCGCCGTCACGGCGCCCCGTGTGCGGGACCGGGAGGGAGCGATCCGGTTCTCGTCCCAGATCCTTCCGCCCTACCTGCGGCGAACCAAAAGCCTGGCCGAACTGTTGCCATGGTTGTACCTCCGGGGGATCTCCACGGGAGACTTCGGCTCAGTGCTCACCAGTGTTCTGGGACAGGATGCCGCAGGGTTATCCGCCGCGACGATCCAGCGACTGAAGGAGTCCTGGAAGGAAGACCACCGCCAGTGGGCGACACGTCAGCTGTCGAAGACCTACGTGTACCTCTGGGCCGACGGGATCCATTTCAATGTCCGGATGGATGAAGCCACCCATTGTGTGCTGGTCGTGATCGGGGCGACCGTGGACGGGAAGAAGGAACTCCTGGCGATCCAGGACGGCTATCGGGAAAGTGAACAGTCTTGGAAGGAACTCCTGCTCGATCTCAAACACCGGGGACTCTCCGTGGACCCGAAGCTGGCGATCGGCGATGGGGCCTTGGGGTTCTGGAAAGCCCTGCCCCAGGTCTTTGGAGAGACCCGGGAACAACGGTGTTGGGTCCACAAGACGGCCAACGTGCTGAATAAGTTGCCGACGGCCAACCAGCCCAAGGCCAAAAGCGAGCTCCACCAGATCTGGATGGCGGACACGAAACACGCCGCGCACAAGGCCGTCGATTCTTTTATTTCAGCCTACGCGGCCAAGTATCCGAAGGCGACCGCCTGCCTGGTACAGGATCAGGACGCCCTCCTGGCCTTTTACGATTTTCCGGCCGAACACTGGGTCCACATCCGGACGACCAACCCCATCGAATCGACCTTTGCCACCGTCCGGCACCGGACAGTCAAAACCCGAGGATGCGTGTCTCGGGAGAGTATGCTCTCGATGGTCTTCAAGCTCGCGGTCGTGGCAGAGCAACGCTGGCGACGCCTGAAAGGGTCCAAGCGTGTGGGCGAGGTGCTGAGAGGCGTGGTGTTCAAGAATGGAGTGAACGAGGAGGAACAGGAGCGTGCCGCCTAA
- a CDS encoding Mobile element protein produces the protein MESFFGTLKRELLYHRQCRTREAATQDIFEHIEVFYNRLRRHSTPGYSSPAEFEARTVVA, from the coding sequence GTGGAGAGTTTCTTTGGGACGCTCAAGCGTGAACTTCTCTATCATCGCCAGTGCCGCACACGGGAAGCGGCGACACAGGACATCTTTGAGCACATTGAAGTGTTCTATAATCGGTTGCGCCGTCACTCCACACCCGGCTACTCTTCCCCGGCTGAGTTCGAGGCGAGGACGGTTGTGGCGTAA
- a CDS encoding Transposase, with product MPTITTKELTTLKIATHDHHTVKSRLAIVHDATEHGIKGAARRFDLDRKTVRAWRRRWQVTGLAGLVPRYPPIRARRIPEATVAWIEQARRDLHFGAVRTRIWLERVHRIRVAAATIHRICHRLGYPPLARKPQRRPRQLTLFSQERPGDCVQVDVKEVRVAGTKYFQYTAIDDCTRYRILRLYPQKNQQTSHTFFTTIQIALPFPIRKVQVDNGTESSLAFALTVQQAGMRLRSITPRCPEQNGKVERSHRVDEEDFWSRSTFATVAPAAEALLTWERRYNHARFSMALNGLTPAEKLATFAAAASPLQSLTVPQSPAPTLSPTPGCPPIAAPEPAVQAVLSHNHAPNPGANS from the coding sequence ATGCCAACGATCACGACCAAGGAACTGACGACGCTGAAGATCGCCACACACGATCACCACACCGTCAAGAGCCGTCTTGCGATCGTGCACGATGCCACCGAACATGGGATCAAGGGAGCGGCCCGGCGGTTTGACTTGGATCGGAAAACGGTCCGCGCCTGGCGGCGCCGCTGGCAGGTCACCGGTCTCGCGGGCCTGGTCCCCCGCTATCCCCCCATCCGCGCACGCCGGATTCCTGAAGCAACGGTGGCGTGGATTGAGCAGGCTCGGCGCGACCTCCACTTCGGGGCGGTCCGCACCCGCATCTGGCTCGAGCGCGTGCATCGGATCCGGGTCGCCGCCGCCACGATTCATCGCATCTGCCACCGCCTCGGCTACCCGCCGCTGGCCCGCAAGCCCCAGCGGCGGCCGCGGCAACTGACGCTCTTCAGCCAGGAGCGGCCCGGGGACTGTGTGCAGGTCGATGTCAAAGAAGTCCGCGTGGCCGGTACCAAGTACTTCCAATACACCGCCATTGATGACTGCACCCGCTACCGGATCCTCCGCCTCTATCCCCAGAAAAATCAGCAGACCAGCCATACGTTCTTCACCACGATCCAGATCGCACTCCCGTTTCCCATTCGCAAAGTACAGGTCGACAACGGCACGGAATCCTCACTCGCCTTCGCGCTCACGGTCCAACAGGCAGGAATGCGGCTGCGCTCCATCACACCGCGGTGTCCGGAGCAGAACGGCAAAGTCGAACGCAGTCATCGCGTCGATGAGGAAGACTTTTGGAGTCGATCGACGTTTGCCACCGTCGCACCGGCGGCCGAGGCCCTGCTGACCTGGGAACGCCGCTACAACCACGCGCGCTTCTCCATGGCGCTCAACGGCCTCACTCCAGCCGAGAAACTCGCCACGTTCGCCGCCGCGGCTTCACCTCTTCAGTCCCTCACGGTCCCGCAGAGTCCAGCCCCCACCCTGAGCCCGACCCCGGGCTGTCCGCCGATCGCCGCTCCTGAGCCAGCTGTGCAAGCCGTTTTGTCTCACAACCACGCCCCAAACCCGGGGGCCAATTCTTGA
- a CDS encoding NADH-ubiquinone oxidoreductase chain L, with protein MLELLWLVPALPLFGSALLAVAGGWCSRRLLALVGVGSVAGSMVTAGLVGVWFLRSVHSDPAYSQTLWIWMGVSGFAPAVGFRLDALSLVMMLVITVVSLLIHVYSTEFMIDDEGYRRFFSYMNLFVASMLTLVLADNLLLLYLGWEGVGLCSYLLIGFWYREPANGQAAQKAFIVTRLGDAALAVGLFLLFAQLNTLNIHDLLERAASQWSVGSGFAIAAAALLLGGAVGKSAQLPLQVWLPDAMAGPTPVSALIHAATMVTAGVYLIARMQGLYNLAPSVQTAVAVVGALTLLSAACSALVQRDIKRVLAYSTISQIGYMFLALGVGAWSGAMFHFMTHAFFKALLFLSAGAVILSLHEEHDIYAMGGLRTELPVCFWTFVIGAASLAGLPLITAGFYSKDGILLEVWASPLGGSWLWAAGMVGALLTAVYSFRLVFVVFFGERRTAVGSRPGPVVTLPLIVLAGLSLVAGFVELPKLLGNVHLFNALLRTVQPVTEYETLSTGTHVALLLFTMAVSLLGISIAYLLFLLRPGIATAIAGTGWGGALSRFWFEGWGFDRLYDRLFVRPFLWAARVNQDDLIDQVYQYVAWFCRLLYGALHRTQTGQVRWYAAVLATGSIAMIAIVVFS; from the coding sequence ATGCTCGAACTGCTCTGGCTGGTGCCCGCGCTCCCGCTCTTCGGATCGGCCCTCTTGGCCGTCGCAGGAGGCTGGTGCTCTCGCAGGCTCCTGGCGCTGGTCGGAGTCGGCTCCGTCGCCGGTTCGATGGTCACGGCGGGACTCGTCGGGGTCTGGTTCCTTCGGTCGGTCCATTCCGATCCCGCCTACAGCCAGACGCTGTGGATCTGGATGGGCGTCTCCGGCTTCGCGCCGGCCGTCGGTTTCCGTCTGGACGCCCTTTCACTCGTGATGATGCTGGTCATCACGGTCGTGAGCCTGCTCATTCATGTGTATTCCACCGAGTTCATGATAGACGACGAAGGCTACCGCCGCTTCTTCTCTTACATGAACCTGTTCGTCGCCTCGATGTTGACGCTCGTGCTGGCAGATAATCTGCTGCTGCTCTACCTCGGCTGGGAGGGGGTCGGGCTCTGCAGTTATCTCCTAATCGGGTTCTGGTACCGCGAGCCGGCGAACGGACAGGCGGCCCAGAAGGCCTTCATCGTGACGCGCCTGGGGGATGCGGCGCTGGCGGTCGGGCTCTTCCTCCTGTTCGCCCAGTTGAATACGTTGAACATTCACGACCTCCTGGAGCGCGCCGCTTCCCAATGGTCCGTCGGGTCGGGGTTCGCGATCGCCGCGGCGGCGTTGCTGCTCGGCGGGGCAGTCGGGAAGTCCGCTCAGCTTCCCCTCCAGGTCTGGCTTCCCGATGCCATGGCCGGCCCGACTCCCGTGAGCGCCCTCATCCACGCCGCCACCATGGTGACGGCGGGGGTCTACCTGATCGCGCGCATGCAGGGGCTCTACAACCTGGCCCCCTCCGTTCAAACCGCGGTCGCCGTCGTCGGCGCCCTCACGCTGCTGTCGGCTGCCTGCAGCGCCCTGGTCCAACGCGATATCAAACGCGTGTTGGCCTATTCCACGATCAGCCAGATCGGATACATGTTTCTGGCCCTCGGGGTGGGAGCCTGGTCCGGGGCGATGTTTCACTTTATGACCCATGCCTTCTTCAAGGCGTTGTTGTTCCTCTCGGCCGGCGCCGTGATCCTCAGCCTCCATGAGGAGCACGACATCTATGCGATGGGAGGTTTGAGAACGGAACTCCCGGTCTGTTTCTGGACGTTTGTGATCGGAGCCGCTTCGCTGGCCGGATTGCCGCTGATCACCGCGGGTTTTTACAGCAAGGATGGAATCCTGCTGGAGGTCTGGGCTTCCCCGCTGGGCGGGTCTTGGTTGTGGGCCGCCGGCATGGTCGGGGCCTTGCTCACGGCGGTCTACAGCTTTCGCCTGGTCTTCGTGGTCTTTTTCGGTGAGCGACGGACCGCGGTCGGCTCGCGACCTGGTCCGGTGGTGACCCTGCCCCTGATCGTGCTTGCCGGGCTCTCGCTTGTCGCCGGCTTTGTCGAGCTGCCGAAGCTGTTGGGAAACGTGCATCTCTTCAATGCATTGCTGCGCACCGTGCAACCGGTGACGGAATACGAAACCCTCTCCACCGGAACGCACGTCGCGCTCCTGCTGTTCACGATGGCTGTGTCCCTGCTCGGCATCTCGATCGCCTACCTGCTGTTCCTCCTGCGCCCAGGCATCGCGACGGCCATCGCAGGGACCGGCTGGGGTGGAGCCCTGTCTCGATTCTGGTTCGAGGGGTGGGGGTTTGATCGCCTGTACGACAGGCTGTTCGTTCGCCCATTTCTGTGGGCGGCCAGAGTCAACCAAGACGATCTGATCGACCAGGTCTATCAATACGTGGCTTGGTTCTGCCGGCTGCTCTATGGCGCGCTCCACCGCACACAGACCGGACAGGTCCGTTGGTATGCAGCCGTACTCGCGACCGGATCGATCGCGATGATCGCCATCGTGGTATTCTCATGA
- a CDS encoding NADH-ubiquinone oxidoreductase chain N, which yields MASADFMALLPLLVTAVSSLIVLLLAAFHRAHGLAAGVTSSGLAVALMTLPVAFQVAPRQVTTLLMVDAYAIFYIGLMLAASLAIAGLSYGYLEKRGGRQEEFYVLLLLATLGAITLAAATHLASFFLGLELLSLSLYVLIAYVRTDRQPLEAGLKYLILSGTSSAFLLFGMALLYFQSGAMGFAAMASDLGRQAELSVQFLVGLVLILTGVGFKLAVVPFHMWAPDVYQGAPAPVAAFVATASKGAMFALLLRYFTEIAAFRSAALWWTLAGIAALSMFVGNLLALLQDNVKRMLAYSSIAHLGYLLVALLAGGPLAVEAVTVYLAAYFITTIGAFGVVAVLSGPGGEADSMEDYRSLFRRRPWIAAVFTIMLLSLAGIPLTAGFLGKFYVIAAGVDASLWLLLILLVANSVIGLFYYLRVIVAMFTETGLGDDRVWKAPAMSASYLDGFVLAALSGLLFWLGLYPEPLIGFVRTMERGLTG from the coding sequence ATGGCCTCTGCGGATTTCATGGCGCTTCTTCCGCTGCTGGTGACGGCCGTCTCATCGCTGATCGTCCTCCTGCTCGCGGCATTTCATCGCGCCCACGGCCTTGCCGCAGGCGTGACCTCGTCGGGGTTGGCGGTCGCGTTGATGACCCTTCCCGTTGCATTCCAGGTCGCTCCGCGACAGGTCACAACGCTGCTCATGGTGGATGCCTATGCGATCTTCTACATCGGATTGATGCTGGCGGCGAGTTTGGCGATCGCGGGCCTGTCGTACGGTTATTTGGAAAAGCGAGGGGGCAGGCAGGAGGAGTTTTATGTCCTGCTGCTGCTTGCGACGCTCGGCGCGATCACCTTGGCTGCCGCGACGCACCTCGCATCGTTCTTTCTCGGCCTGGAGCTCCTCAGCCTGTCACTCTATGTCTTGATCGCCTATGTGCGGACCGACAGACAGCCGCTTGAAGCAGGACTTAAGTACCTGATCCTGTCCGGAACCTCTTCCGCATTTCTACTGTTCGGCATGGCTTTGCTGTACTTTCAATCGGGCGCGATGGGATTCGCCGCCATGGCGTCGGACCTGGGCCGGCAGGCGGAGTTGTCCGTCCAGTTCCTGGTCGGCCTGGTGCTGATCCTGACCGGGGTGGGTTTCAAACTGGCCGTGGTGCCGTTCCACATGTGGGCGCCCGATGTGTACCAGGGCGCGCCTGCTCCTGTGGCAGCCTTCGTCGCGACCGCCTCGAAGGGCGCGATGTTCGCGTTGCTCCTCCGTTACTTCACGGAGATCGCCGCGTTTCGCTCCGCGGCGCTCTGGTGGACGCTGGCCGGGATCGCCGCCCTCTCCATGTTCGTCGGCAACCTGCTGGCGCTGTTGCAGGACAACGTCAAACGCATGCTCGCCTATTCCTCGATCGCCCACCTCGGGTATCTGCTGGTCGCATTGTTGGCCGGCGGGCCTCTGGCGGTGGAAGCCGTTACGGTCTATCTGGCGGCCTACTTCATCACGACCATAGGCGCATTCGGCGTCGTCGCGGTCCTGTCCGGACCGGGCGGCGAAGCCGATAGCATGGAAGACTACCGTTCGCTGTTCCGGCGGCGGCCCTGGATCGCCGCGGTCTTCACGATCATGCTGTTGTCGCTCGCGGGAATCCCGCTGACCGCAGGCTTCCTCGGTAAATTTTACGTGATCGCGGCGGGAGTCGATGCTTCATTGTGGCTGCTGCTCATCCTTCTCGTGGCCAATAGCGTCATCGGTCTCTTTTATTACCTGCGCGTGATCGTCGCGATGTTCACCGAGACCGGCCTCGGCGATGATCGAGTGTGGAAAGCTCCGGCCATGTCTGCCTCGTACCTGGACGGTTTCGTGCTGGCCGCGCTCAGCGGCCTGCTGTTCTGGCTCGGCCTCTACCCGGAGCCCCTGATCGGTTTTGTACGAACCATGGAGAGGGGCCTCACGGGATGA
- a CDS encoding Mobile element protein: protein MRDFELYQAVLGLRAPWTVVNVELDVKGKQVTVTVEAGPGPYPCPECQEPVPGYDRKRRRWRHLDTCQFTTWIQADLPRVSCPTHGVKQIAVPWAEPGCQFTAWFERLAIDVLRECSVTGAAGLLRITWDEAWGIKARAVARGLSRRTQDIMPHLGVDEKAIAKRHRYLTVVAALDRSRVLYLAEDRKQESLDGFWTMLTSAQREGIEAIAMDRWEPSVQSTRAHVEGAETKIVFDKFHVVKHLHDAVDHVRRAEHRALKQADDARLTGTKYLWLMRPKEMTPEQRTTFRTLQCSDLKVARAWTLKERFRQFWDYTYCGAAQKFFARWFWRATHSRLVPMAEVAKLIQRHLPNVLTYLQHGITNAGLEAVNATIQWVKKTARGFRNVEHFKTAIYFHCGGLDLYPTHTKA from the coding sequence ATGCGCGACTTTGAACTCTATCAGGCCGTCTTGGGGTTGCGGGCCCCCTGGACCGTCGTCAACGTGGAGCTGGATGTGAAGGGGAAACAGGTGACCGTGACCGTAGAGGCCGGACCGGGGCCCTATCCCTGTCCTGAGTGTCAGGAGCCGGTCCCGGGCTATGATCGCAAGCGCCGACGGTGGCGGCATCTGGATACCTGCCAGTTCACGACGTGGATCCAGGCGGACCTCCCCCGCGTGAGCTGTCCGACCCATGGGGTTAAGCAGATCGCGGTGCCCTGGGCGGAGCCCGGCTGTCAGTTCACTGCCTGGTTCGAGCGCCTGGCCATTGATGTGCTCCGGGAGTGTTCGGTGACGGGGGCTGCGGGGCTGCTGCGCATCACGTGGGACGAGGCCTGGGGGATCAAGGCTCGGGCGGTCGCTCGGGGGCTGAGCCGCCGGACCCAGGACATCATGCCGCACCTCGGCGTCGATGAGAAAGCCATCGCCAAGCGGCACCGCTACCTCACGGTCGTTGCCGCCCTGGATCGCAGCCGCGTCCTCTACCTGGCGGAGGATCGCAAGCAGGAGAGTCTGGACGGATTCTGGACGATGCTGACGTCCGCTCAGCGCGAGGGGATTGAGGCGATCGCCATGGATAGGTGGGAGCCCTCTGTGCAATCCACGCGGGCGCATGTGGAGGGCGCCGAGACCAAGATCGTCTTCGACAAGTTCCACGTCGTCAAGCATCTCCACGACGCGGTCGACCACGTCCGCCGCGCCGAGCACCGAGCGTTGAAGCAGGCTGACGACGCTCGTCTCACCGGCACGAAATATCTCTGGCTCATGCGCCCCAAGGAGATGACCCCCGAGCAGCGGACCACGTTCCGCACATTGCAGTGCTCGGACCTCAAGGTGGCACGGGCCTGGACCCTCAAGGAGCGCTTCCGCCAGTTCTGGGACTACACGTACTGCGGCGCGGCCCAGAAGTTCTTCGCCCGCTGGTTCTGGCGCGCCACCCATAGCCGCCTGGTCCCGATGGCCGAGGTGGCTAAACTGATCCAGCGCCACCTCCCCAACGTGCTCACCTATCTGCAGCATGGCATCACCAATGCGGGCCTGGAAGCCGTCAACGCGACGATCCAGTGGGTGAAGAAGACCGCCCGCGGCTTCCGGAACGTCGAGCATTTCAAGACTGCGATCTATTTCCACTGCGGAGGACTGGATCTCTATCCAACCCACACGAAAGCCTGA